In Coleofasciculaceae cyanobacterium, the genomic stretch CTTCAATGATAAATGTTTCTTGATCTCGCTCAGTTTCATTAGCAGGTGTAGTCCAGTTTGATAATGGCATTCCGTTTAGCATCATTTTAACTTAGTGGGATAGGTTCATAGTCATAAAAATTAAGCAAAAATTTCTGCTAAATCAACAGTTAATCCTGGCAAAAAATGCTCTTCAGATATATTAATCGGACTTGATAGTACTTCTTTATCCTGTCCTGCTCGATAAATCTCTACTTGTCGCTCATCAGGATTAATTAACCATCCCAACCTGACTCCACAAGAGATATATTCCTCCATCTTGTGCTGTAATTCCAACAGCTCGTCGGAAGGAGACATTAATTCAATGACAAAATCTGGGTCAATAGGGGCAAATCCTCTTTTTTGTTTAGCTGTGAGACTATTCCAACGATCAAGCTCAATCCATGATACGTCAGGAGAACGAGTCGCCCCGTTAGATAGCCTGAAACCTGTAGACGAATCAAAAATCTCTCCTAGCTTATATTGACGATTCCAGTACCAAATTTGACCAAAAAGATTGCCATTTTTCTTACCACTTTCACTACCTGTAGGAGACATAACAATCAGTTTTCCTTCTTTATCAGTTTCAAATTTCGCTTCAGGATTATCTGCACACAGTTGCTCAAAATCGTGGTCGCTAATTTTATCTGTAAAAGCTGTGAGATTGATTGCTACGTTCATTTTAGTTCCCCAACTATAAGGCTAAAACAATTATAGCGATGAGAATGTACTGAAAAATGAATTTTAGTTACTGATTTAGTTACTTACCCTATCCAACCAGACAAGTTCTCTTTCACGATCAAACTGAAGAAACGGACGGCGATCGCTCTCGTCAGAGAGAAGGTTGGCCAGCAGGAAACAAGGAAGTTCCAAAAGCTCGCGGCATCAGCGATTCTCTTAGAAGCATAGCGCAAATGCGAGCGTCGAGAAACGATAGCAGTGGACAGGAAAAACAGGCGAACTCGAGCCAGGAGCAACTATGAAAAATGTCAAACTTGGCAAACTTTGGGACTCGCTTCACTCTAGTTACTGGTTTTTGCCCACTATCTTTGCGTTTGTAGCGATCTCGTTAGCATTTACTATGCTATGGCTCGATCGCCTCATTCCCGAAAAAATCGGACAAGGTGCATCCCAATTA encodes the following:
- a CDS encoding Uma2 family endonuclease; the encoded protein is MNVAINLTAFTDKISDHDFEQLCADNPEAKFETDKEGKLIVMSPTGSESGKKNGNLFGQIWYWNRQYKLGEIFDSSTGFRLSNGATRSPDVSWIELDRWNSLTAKQKRGFAPIDPDFVIELMSPSDELLELQHKMEEYISCGVRLGWLINPDERQVEIYRAGQDKEVLSSPINISEEHFLPGLTVDLAEIFA